One genomic window of Aricia agestis chromosome 7, ilAriAges1.1, whole genome shotgun sequence includes the following:
- the LOC121728642 gene encoding 60S ribosomal protein L31, which yields MAKPKGERKGKSAINEVVTREYTVNLHKRLHGVGFKKRAPRAIKEIRKFAESQMGTPDVRVDTRLNKFLWSKGVRNVPFRVRVRLSRRRNDDEDSAHKLFTLVTYVPVASIKGLQTENVDASQE from the exons ATGGCGAAGCCCAAAGGTGAGAGGAAAGGCAAGTCCGCCATCAACGAAGTTGTAACTCGTGAATATACAGTGAATTTACACAAACGCCTTCATGGCGTAGGATTCAAGAAACGCGCACCTCGCGCTATCAAGGAGATCCGCAAATTCGCCGAAAGTCAAATGGGAACCCCTGATGTTCGTGTTGACACCAGGCTAAACAAATTCCTTTGGTCTAAGGGAGTCAG aaatgtTCCCTTCAGGGTCCGCGTAAGGCTATCACGCAGACGAAATGATGATGAAGACTCAGCACACAAACTGTTCACATTGGTGACATACGTGCCAGTTGCCTCAATCAAAGGTCTGCAGACAGAAAATGTTGACGCTAGCCAGGAATAA
- the LOC121728672 gene encoding exosome complex component RRP43-like, with translation MAEIYKLIHPGKYFNDYILRNARPDGRKFEEQRNIKLNVGSITAADASAIVKCGNTTVVCGIKLELAKPKAEEPELGYIVSNVELIPLCSSKFRPGPPSDHAQVINNIVSDIMVNSKCIDLKDLCIVPDKLAWVLYCDLTCLDNDGSVVDACIMTIMASLKTLTLPTVTYDAETEEIKVDTSLRNPLNLHGLPIATSFAIFQQSPRSIVLTDPSLYEEEMCGGNGANLIVCWNKDVLCGVQKYGGSNLSSESEKKTLKTAKERSKLVECVIETCVKDFQIKKEK, from the exons ATGGCTGAGATCtacaa ATTAATACACCctggaaaatattttaatgattacatATTGAGAAATGCTCGGCCAGACGGCCGAAAATTTGAGGAGCAGCGAAACATTAAACTAAATGTGGGTTCTATAACAGCCGCAGATGCATCAGCAATCGTAAAATGTGGTAACACCACTGTTGTATGCGGTATAAAACTA GAACTAGCTAAGCCAAAAGCTGAAGAACCAGAATTAGGTTATATTGTATCAAATGTTGAGCTTATACCACTTTGCTCGTCGAAATTTAGACCAGGCCCACCATCGGATCATGCACAAGTCATTAATAATATAGTATCAGATATTATGGTAAATTCTAAATGCATTGACTTGAAAGATCTTTGTATAGTTCCCGATAAGTTGGCATGGGTCTTGTACTGTGACCTAACTTGTCTGGATAATGATGGCAGTGTTGTAGATGCCTGTATTATGACTATTATGGCTAGCTTAAAAACAT taaCATTGCCAACTGTGACATATGATGCAGAAACAGAGGAGATTAAAGTGGACACAAGTTTAAGAAATCCCTTAAATCTTCATGGTCTACCAATAGCTACAAGTTTTGCTATTTTTCAACAATCACCAAG aagTATTGTCTTAACTGACCCATCTCTATATGAAGAGGAAATGTGTGGAGGAAATGGAGCAAATTTAATTGTTTGTTGGAATAAAGATGTTTTATGTGGTGTTCAAAAGTATGGAGGCAGTAATTTGTCATCAGAATCTGAAAAGAAAACCTTAAAAACAGCCAAAGAAAGAAGTAAACTTGTGGAATGTGTTATTGAAACCTGTGTAAAagattttcaaattaaaaaagaaaagtaa